From the Anolis sagrei isolate rAnoSag1 chromosome 12, rAnoSag1.mat, whole genome shotgun sequence genome, one window contains:
- the SCNM1 gene encoding sodium channel modifier 1 isoform X1 — MSFKREGDDPSQLNVLKKRRVADLLANYIPEDEALLLRDGRYSCSVCFHRPVFDTLDMLTVHRSGKKHLLSLQKFYGKKRSLENEIEKRQHEAYLQAEASGSQTTPGPAPLLASTKKITQNALLKAAPYNSCCRRTRETGSEPNPSNSRIHMLSQHAKKEDGSESGNSAPTKAENEPAITETVQTVHLPGSDSLQGSPLEKEGSRRKKASSPKGSEITPEKRRVLEHYLKLKSSGWVQDGTGKWVKDENAEFDSDEEEPPPLALL; from the exons ATGTCCTTCAAGAGGGAAGGAGACGACCCCAGCCAACTCAACGTCCTCAAG aAAAGAAGAGTTGCGGACCTTTTGGCCAACTATATCCCGGAAGACGAAGCCTTGCTCCTGAGAGATGGCAG GTACAGCTGCAGCGTCTGCTTCCACAGGCCAGTCTTTGACACTCTTGACATGCTCACGGTCCACCGTTCCGGGAAGAAGCACCTGCTCA gtTTGCAGAAGTTTTACGGGAAGAAGCGTTCCCTTGAGAACGAAATCGAGAAGCGCCAGCACGAAGCCTACCTCCAAGCGGAAGCTTCCGGGTCACAG ACGACCCCTGGCCCGGCTCCTTTACTTGCATCGACCAAGAAAATCACCCAAAATGCTTTATTGAAAGCCGCCCCGTATAACAGTTGTTGTCGGCGGACGAG GGAGACCGGAAGCGAGCCAAACCCAAGTAACTCCCGGATCCATATGTTATCGCAACACGCCAAGAAGGAAGACGGGTCCGAGTCCGGGAACTCTGCGCCAACGAAGGCGGAAAACGAACCCGCTATCACGGAAACCGTACAAACAGTGCATCTTCCAGGGTCAg ATTCATTGCAAGGTTCTCCTTTAGAGAAGGAAGGCAGCCGTAGGAAAAAGGCATCCTCTCCCAAAGGCAGCGAGATCACGCCAGAAAAGCGGCGCGTCCTTGAACATTACCTGAAGCTAAAAAG CTCTGGTTGGGTCCAAGATGGCACCGGGAAATGGGTCAAAGACGAGAATGCCGAATTCGACTCGGACGAAGAGGAACCTCCGCCCCTGGCGCTGTTGTGA
- the SCNM1 gene encoding sodium channel modifier 1 isoform X2, whose protein sequence is MSFKREGDDPSQLNVLKKRRVADLLANYIPEDEALLLRDGRYSCSVCFHRPVFDTLDMLTVHRSGKKHLLSLQKFYGKKRSLENEIEKRQHEAYLQAEASGSQTTPGPAPLLASTKKITQNALLKAAPYNSCCRRTRETGSEPNPSNSRIHMLSQHAKKEDGSESGNSAPTKAENEPAITETVQTVHLPGSEKEGSRRKKASSPKGSEITPEKRRVLEHYLKLKSSGWVQDGTGKWVKDENAEFDSDEEEPPPLALL, encoded by the exons ATGTCCTTCAAGAGGGAAGGAGACGACCCCAGCCAACTCAACGTCCTCAAG aAAAGAAGAGTTGCGGACCTTTTGGCCAACTATATCCCGGAAGACGAAGCCTTGCTCCTGAGAGATGGCAG GTACAGCTGCAGCGTCTGCTTCCACAGGCCAGTCTTTGACACTCTTGACATGCTCACGGTCCACCGTTCCGGGAAGAAGCACCTGCTCA gtTTGCAGAAGTTTTACGGGAAGAAGCGTTCCCTTGAGAACGAAATCGAGAAGCGCCAGCACGAAGCCTACCTCCAAGCGGAAGCTTCCGGGTCACAG ACGACCCCTGGCCCGGCTCCTTTACTTGCATCGACCAAGAAAATCACCCAAAATGCTTTATTGAAAGCCGCCCCGTATAACAGTTGTTGTCGGCGGACGAG GGAGACCGGAAGCGAGCCAAACCCAAGTAACTCCCGGATCCATATGTTATCGCAACACGCCAAGAAGGAAGACGGGTCCGAGTCCGGGAACTCTGCGCCAACGAAGGCGGAAAACGAACCCGCTATCACGGAAACCGTACAAACAGTGCATCTTCCAGGGTCAg AGAAGGAAGGCAGCCGTAGGAAAAAGGCATCCTCTCCCAAAGGCAGCGAGATCACGCCAGAAAAGCGGCGCGTCCTTGAACATTACCTGAAGCTAAAAAG CTCTGGTTGGGTCCAAGATGGCACCGGGAAATGGGTCAAAGACGAGAATGCCGAATTCGACTCGGACGAAGAGGAACCTCCGCCCCTGGCGCTGTTGTGA